A window of Sphingomonas adhaesiva contains these coding sequences:
- a CDS encoding aminoglycoside phosphotransferase family protein: MTPPEGAEQFLAVHGWDGARIDALAGDASFRRYFRVADGDRRAILMDAPPPHEDPRPFVEVARWLTDRSFAAPAILAVDLARGFVLLQDFGDARMRETVDAEPQATMPLYEAAVDLLVALRAHPAADLRPYDRAELQREAGLLTEWYCPAIGVAPDVAGYVAAWDQVLARAAPQAPVTVLRDYHAENLMLVGADRSLGLLDFQDALAGHPAYDLVSLLQDARRDVDPSLEEAMLARYRAATGEGDAFLDAYHVLGAQRNAKIVGIFTRLWKRDGKPRYPTLCPRVWGYLERDLTHPVLAPVARWFDDNLPPEWRGDPMAIATAKGIA, encoded by the coding sequence ATGACGCCGCCCGAGGGAGCGGAGCAGTTTCTCGCCGTCCATGGCTGGGACGGCGCGCGCATCGACGCGCTCGCCGGCGACGCCTCGTTCCGGCGCTACTTCCGCGTCGCGGACGGAGACCGCCGCGCGATCCTGATGGACGCGCCGCCCCCGCACGAGGATCCGCGCCCGTTCGTGGAGGTCGCCCGCTGGCTGACCGATCGCTCCTTTGCCGCGCCCGCGATCCTGGCGGTCGATCTGGCGCGCGGATTCGTCCTGCTCCAGGATTTCGGGGATGCGCGGATGCGCGAGACGGTCGATGCCGAACCGCAGGCGACCATGCCGCTGTACGAGGCGGCGGTCGACCTGCTGGTGGCGTTGCGCGCGCACCCCGCCGCCGATCTGCGCCCCTATGACCGCGCGGAATTGCAGCGCGAGGCTGGGCTGCTGACCGAATGGTATTGCCCCGCGATCGGCGTGGCGCCCGACGTGGCGGGCTATGTCGCGGCCTGGGATCAGGTGCTGGCGCGCGCCGCGCCGCAGGCGCCGGTCACGGTGCTGCGCGACTATCATGCCGAAAACCTGATGCTGGTCGGTGCAGACCGCTCGCTCGGGCTGCTCGATTTCCAGGACGCGCTGGCGGGGCATCCCGCCTATGACCTCGTCTCGCTGTTGCAGGACGCGCGCCGCGACGTCGACCCTTCGCTGGAGGAGGCGATGCTCGCGCGCTACCGCGCCGCGACCGGGGAGGGGGACGCCTTTCTCGACGCCTATCACGTGCTCGGCGCGCAGCGGAACGCCAAGATCGTCGGCATCTTCACCCGGCTGTGGAAGCGCGACGGGAAGCCCCGCTACCCGACATTGTGCCCGCGCGTCTGGGGCTATCTGGAGCGCGACCTGACGCATCCGGTGCTGGCGCCGGTCGCGCGCTGGTTCGACGACAATCTTCCGCCGGAATGGCGCGGCGATCCGATGGCGATCGCCACCGCAAAGGGAATCGCATGA
- the tsaE gene encoding tRNA (adenosine(37)-N6)-threonylcarbamoyltransferase complex ATPase subunit type 1 TsaE, which produces MTRGEAILRDLAATAALGARLAAVLRAGDVVTLAGGLGAGKTSLARGVLAALGLAEEAPSPTFAIVQPYEPPEVRLPVLHVDLYRLDDAGEVAELGLDEARHDAALLVEWAERAGAGYWRDALALDLAVLPDGARRLTWEAPAAWEARWPPPQ; this is translated from the coding sequence GTGACGCGCGGCGAGGCGATCCTGCGCGACCTCGCGGCGACGGCGGCGCTGGGCGCGCGGCTGGCGGCGGTGCTGCGCGCGGGCGATGTCGTGACGCTGGCGGGAGGATTGGGGGCGGGCAAGACCAGCCTGGCGCGCGGGGTGCTCGCCGCGTTGGGACTGGCGGAGGAGGCGCCGAGCCCGACCTTCGCGATCGTCCAGCCCTACGAGCCGCCGGAGGTGCGGCTGCCGGTGCTCCACGTCGATCTCTATCGCCTCGACGATGCGGGCGAGGTGGCCGAACTCGGGCTCGACGAGGCGCGCCACGACGCGGCCCTGCTGGTCGAATGGGCCGAGCGCGCGGGGGCGGGTTACTGGCGCGATGCGCTGGCGCTCGACCTGGCGGTGCTGCCGGATGGCGCGCGCCGCTTGACTTGGGAAGCGCCCGCGGCATGGGAAGCGCGATGGCCACCCCCGCAATGA
- a CDS encoding sensor histidine kinase — MTLSIGIAVVVGAVLLLLIGVGAALLMVGLRARAAAAGAMQGRDALEMLLAAAPMQPIVIRADGQIDMPRRAADWLGLAGVPRYLQELDAAGWGVESADAQGLSRDIAACQRSARGFVRSINARDGGRTLTAQGERRADAVIVWLHDSTAIEGEMRELRDECRELSDAFEALTGLVEAAPLPMWYRDATLRLAMVNSAYVAAVEGQDAADVVGRGIELTDGAGESGPVAGAALARTDGRPQQRVLPATIGGARRSLLIHDVPLPVGGVAGYAIDIEELEQANLRERRFADAQRAMIDRLSAGVAQFGRDRSLVFCNQPFRRLFAMRREWLSDRPEFDRVLERMREANRVPEVRDFPGWKAERRGWFLQTDAAVEENWHLPGGTHLRVVAQPLPDGGLMVIFEDRTEQVQLASARDTLLRVRTATFDNLFEALGVFSADGRLQLWNNRFRALWDFEEEFLSGHPRVDVIAEKVAPRLSNPRRSRQIAELVRIATAERQQRAGHIALADGRHFEFAAVPLPDGNALFTMLDITDSRRMEHALRDRNDALEAADRVKTAFVANMSYELRTPLTSISGFAEMLHGGYAGELSPDAIGYLDAILDAVERLGLLIDDVLDLTSTESGARPLERGDVDVGAVARAAADGVRATAKRRHLEFVVEVQRSAGRLSGDARRIREVVEHLLRHAVGASRERVLLHVDGNAKAARIVVSDDGAGMTPEEASRAFDRFAQEGRAVGSDRALGLGLPLAKQFVEAHGGTISLVSEPGEGTLITVEMPRR, encoded by the coding sequence ATGACGCTGTCGATCGGGATCGCGGTGGTGGTGGGGGCCGTCCTGCTGCTGCTGATCGGCGTCGGGGCGGCGCTGCTGATGGTCGGGCTGCGTGCGCGTGCCGCCGCGGCCGGCGCGATGCAAGGGCGCGATGCGCTGGAAATGCTGCTGGCCGCCGCACCGATGCAGCCGATCGTCATCCGCGCCGATGGCCAGATCGACATGCCGCGACGCGCCGCGGACTGGCTCGGGCTGGCCGGCGTGCCGCGCTACCTGCAGGAACTCGATGCGGCCGGCTGGGGCGTCGAAAGTGCGGATGCGCAAGGATTGTCGCGCGACATCGCGGCGTGCCAGCGCTCGGCCCGCGGTTTCGTGCGCAGCATCAACGCGCGCGATGGCGGGCGGACGCTGACCGCGCAGGGCGAGCGGCGTGCGGATGCGGTGATCGTGTGGCTGCACGATTCCACCGCGATCGAGGGCGAGATGCGCGAGCTGCGCGACGAGTGCCGCGAGCTGTCCGACGCGTTCGAGGCGCTGACCGGGCTGGTCGAGGCCGCCCCGCTGCCGATGTGGTATCGCGACGCGACCCTGCGGCTGGCGATGGTCAATTCCGCCTATGTCGCCGCGGTGGAGGGGCAGGACGCCGCCGATGTCGTCGGCCGCGGGATCGAGCTGACCGACGGCGCGGGCGAGAGCGGACCCGTGGCCGGGGCGGCGCTGGCGCGCACCGACGGCCGGCCGCAGCAGCGCGTGCTGCCCGCGACGATCGGCGGCGCGCGGCGATCGTTGCTGATCCACGACGTGCCGCTGCCGGTCGGTGGCGTCGCGGGCTATGCGATCGATATCGAGGAGCTGGAGCAGGCCAACCTGCGCGAGCGCCGCTTTGCCGATGCGCAGCGCGCCATGATCGACCGGCTGTCGGCGGGCGTGGCGCAGTTCGGGCGCGACCGCAGCCTGGTCTTCTGCAACCAGCCGTTCCGGCGGTTGTTCGCGATGCGCCGCGAGTGGTTGTCCGATCGACCCGAGTTCGACCGCGTGCTGGAGCGGATGCGCGAGGCCAATCGCGTCCCCGAGGTGCGCGATTTTCCAGGGTGGAAGGCGGAACGGCGCGGCTGGTTCCTCCAGACCGACGCCGCGGTGGAGGAGAATTGGCACCTGCCCGGCGGCACCCACCTGCGCGTCGTGGCGCAGCCGCTGCCCGACGGCGGGCTGATGGTGATCTTCGAGGATCGGACCGAGCAGGTGCAGCTGGCCAGCGCGCGCGACACGCTGCTGCGGGTGCGTACCGCGACGTTCGACAATCTGTTCGAGGCGCTGGGCGTCTTTTCCGCCGACGGCCGGCTCCAGCTGTGGAACAACCGCTTCCGCGCGCTGTGGGATTTCGAGGAGGAGTTCCTGAGCGGCCATCCGCGCGTGGACGTCATCGCCGAAAAGGTCGCGCCGCGCCTGTCCAACCCGCGCCGCTCGCGCCAGATCGCCGAGCTGGTGCGGATCGCGACCGCCGAGCGGCAGCAGCGCGCCGGGCATATCGCGCTGGCCGACGGTCGTCATTTCGAATTCGCCGCGGTGCCGCTGCCCGATGGCAATGCGCTGTTCACGATGCTGGACATCACCGACAGCCGCCGGATGGAGCATGCGCTGCGCGACCGCAACGATGCGCTGGAGGCGGCGGATCGGGTGAAGACCGCGTTCGTCGCCAACATGAGCTACGAGCTGCGGACCCCGCTGACCTCGATCAGCGGCTTCGCGGAGATGCTCCACGGCGGTTATGCCGGTGAGCTGTCGCCGGACGCGATCGGCTATCTCGATGCGATCCTGGACGCGGTCGAGCGGCTGGGGCTGCTGATCGACGACGTGCTCGATCTCACCTCGACCGAAAGCGGCGCGCGCCCGCTCGAGCGCGGCGACGTCGACGTGGGCGCGGTGGCGCGCGCGGCGGCCGACGGGGTGCGCGCCACCGCCAAGCGCCGCCATCTGGAATTCGTCGTCGAGGTGCAGCGTTCCGCCGGGCGGCTGTCGGGCGATGCGCGTCGCATCCGCGAAGTGGTCGAGCATCTGCTCCGCCACGCCGTCGGCGCCTCGCGGGAGCGCGTGCTGCTCCACGTCGACGGCAATGCGAAGGCGGCACGGATCGTGGTGTCGGACGACGGCGCGGGCATGACCCCGGAGGAAGCGTCGCGCGCCTTCGATCGCTTCGCCCAGGAAGGGCGCGCGGTCGGCAGCGACCGCGCCCTCGGGCTGGGCCTGCCGCTCGCCAAGCAGTTCGTCGAGGCGCATGGCGGCACGATCTCGCTGGTCAGCGAGCCGGGCGAGGGGACGCTCATCACGGTCGAGATGCCGCGCCGGTGA
- a CDS encoding TonB-dependent receptor plug domain-containing protein — translation MHHYRCRLLGTSLLAGIALLAAPAHAQDSAQGATVEAATTQSANDPAASPADPSAQGNEAGADIVVTGSRIQSPVATAASPVQVISAEQIRQSGVINVQDLLLQNPAFGQPGISRTNSSFATQSAGVATVNLRNLGEDRTLVLVNGRRFVSGVPGSSAVDLNVIPTQFLQRTDVLTGGASAVYGSDAVAGVVNLIYKTDFDGLQADAQVGISERGDGFDRQFNLLAGKNFADGRGNIMLFGGYSKQGTVLKRNRETEGGSSAIDSISRGAYVSGEDSELFTPQRPYLSGFAPQGRYYAGDSIFTYGQDGALRDCASTNGDEGCVNADGSAAGPDGFNRSDFRYLAVPVERYIAAGRANFEVSPALNLFIEGNYARTKVSTVIEPFPLDSTFSNPRNSGQIPIETIVGGTTFRNPFVPDAIFNAATDTDGDGLRDIYFDRRLADFGPRTSQATRDLYRIAGGATGTFLNDKLNYEVYGIYGQTTENQRGSGQFNTANFFQALNSYRDPATGQIVCADPAARAAGCVPANIYGAGTLANTAGYLAVDTTLSTRVTQTVFGGNVNGKLFSLFGADPVGFSVGTEYRRETSRNDFDLLTQQGLNGNNALPATRGSFHLWEGFGEVVAPLIQDRPFFHALTVRGAVRVSDYNTIGTTVSYNYGGEWAPVEDIRFRVMQARSVRAPNINELFQAPQQNFPSVTDPCIGVTATTAGTLGTQCRAALGPNANISGATGFQPSQADIQGVTSFESGNPLLQEEKGDSFTAGVVIAPRSINALRNLVVTVDYFNIRIKDAIVQTPLQYILNQCYQAGNQDYCGRITRRPADIGPNTAGSIDQLTTSFLNSGGVKTQGIDTTVTWRQNLADIGLAGDLGIRGSYTHLISGYTVPLPGADRDEFAGEIGASRDRFTINGSYDLSGVGLTMTGTWLSKASLDDQLTGAAPGSNPFYDVRAQFYLDAQVRFRVDERFEFYVGGYNLLDNKPPYLADIGSDAGQDTLTSTYDPLLRRFYAGVRIGF, via the coding sequence ATGCACCATTACCGTTGCCGCCTGCTGGGCACGTCGCTGCTTGCCGGGATCGCGCTGCTCGCGGCCCCCGCCCACGCCCAGGACAGCGCGCAGGGCGCCACCGTCGAGGCCGCCACGACGCAGAGTGCGAACGATCCCGCCGCCTCGCCCGCCGATCCCTCGGCCCAGGGCAATGAAGCCGGCGCCGACATCGTCGTCACCGGATCGCGCATCCAGTCGCCGGTCGCCACCGCGGCCTCCCCCGTGCAGGTCATCAGCGCCGAGCAGATCCGACAGTCGGGCGTCATCAACGTGCAGGACCTGCTGTTGCAGAATCCCGCGTTCGGTCAGCCGGGGATCAGCCGCACCAACTCGTCCTTCGCCACGCAGAGTGCGGGCGTCGCGACGGTGAACCTGCGCAATCTGGGCGAGGACCGCACGCTGGTACTGGTCAACGGTCGCCGCTTCGTCTCCGGCGTACCCGGCTCGTCCGCGGTCGACCTGAACGTCATCCCGACCCAGTTTCTCCAGCGCACCGACGTTCTGACCGGCGGCGCGTCCGCGGTCTACGGCTCGGACGCGGTCGCGGGCGTGGTCAATCTGATCTACAAGACCGACTTCGACGGCCTTCAGGCCGATGCGCAGGTCGGCATTTCCGAGCGCGGCGATGGCTTCGACCGGCAGTTCAACCTGCTGGCGGGCAAGAATTTCGCCGACGGTCGCGGCAACATCATGCTGTTCGGCGGCTATTCGAAGCAGGGCACCGTCCTGAAGCGCAACCGCGAGACCGAGGGCGGCTCCAGCGCGATCGATTCGATCAGCCGCGGCGCCTATGTCAGCGGCGAGGATTCCGAGCTGTTCACCCCGCAGCGTCCGTATCTGTCCGGTTTCGCACCGCAGGGCCGCTATTATGCGGGTGATTCGATCTTCACCTACGGACAGGACGGCGCGCTGCGCGATTGCGCGTCGACCAATGGCGACGAGGGGTGCGTCAACGCCGATGGCAGCGCGGCCGGACCGGACGGGTTCAACCGCAGCGATTTCCGCTACCTCGCAGTGCCGGTCGAGCGCTATATCGCCGCGGGTCGCGCCAACTTCGAGGTGTCGCCGGCGCTGAACCTGTTCATCGAGGGCAATTACGCCAGGACGAAGGTCAGCACCGTGATCGAGCCGTTCCCGCTCGACTCGACCTTCAGCAATCCGCGCAACAGCGGACAGATCCCGATCGAGACGATCGTGGGCGGCACCACGTTCCGCAACCCGTTCGTGCCGGATGCGATCTTCAACGCCGCAACCGACACCGATGGCGATGGCCTGCGCGACATCTACTTCGATCGTCGTCTGGCGGACTTCGGCCCGCGCACCAGCCAGGCCACGCGCGACCTATACCGCATCGCGGGCGGCGCGACCGGCACCTTCCTGAACGACAAGCTAAACTACGAGGTCTACGGCATCTACGGCCAGACGACCGAGAACCAGCGCGGCAGCGGGCAGTTCAACACCGCCAACTTCTTCCAGGCACTCAATTCCTACCGCGATCCGGCAACCGGGCAGATCGTCTGCGCTGATCCGGCGGCGCGTGCGGCGGGCTGCGTTCCGGCCAACATCTACGGCGCGGGCACGCTGGCGAATACCGCGGGCTATCTGGCGGTGGACACCACGCTGTCGACGCGGGTGACGCAGACGGTGTTCGGCGGCAATGTGAACGGCAAGCTGTTTTCGCTGTTCGGCGCCGATCCGGTCGGGTTCAGCGTCGGCACGGAATATCGCCGCGAAACCAGCCGCAACGACTTCGACCTGCTGACGCAGCAGGGGCTGAACGGCAACAACGCGCTGCCCGCGACGCGCGGCAGCTTCCATTTGTGGGAAGGGTTCGGCGAGGTCGTCGCCCCGCTGATCCAGGATCGCCCGTTCTTCCATGCGCTGACGGTGCGCGGCGCGGTGCGCGTGTCCGATTACAACACGATCGGCACGACCGTCAGCTACAATTACGGCGGCGAATGGGCGCCGGTGGAGGACATCCGCTTCCGCGTGATGCAGGCCCGCTCGGTCCGCGCGCCCAACATCAACGAGCTGTTCCAGGCGCCGCAGCAGAACTTCCCGAGCGTGACCGATCCCTGCATCGGCGTGACCGCGACGACCGCGGGCACGCTCGGCACGCAATGCCGTGCGGCGCTGGGGCCGAACGCCAACATCAGCGGGGCCACCGGCTTCCAGCCGTCGCAGGCCGACATTCAGGGCGTGACCAGCTTCGAATCGGGCAATCCGCTGTTGCAGGAGGAGAAGGGCGACAGCTTCACCGCGGGCGTCGTGATCGCGCCGCGTTCGATCAATGCGCTGCGCAACCTCGTCGTGACGGTCGATTACTTCAACATCCGCATCAAGGATGCGATCGTCCAGACGCCGCTGCAATACATCCTGAACCAATGCTATCAGGCCGGGAATCAGGATTATTGCGGCCGCATCACGCGGCGTCCGGCCGATATCGGGCCGAACACCGCGGGCTCGATCGACCAGCTGACCACAAGCTTCCTCAACAGCGGCGGGGTGAAGACGCAGGGCATCGACACCACGGTGACGTGGCGCCAGAATCTGGCCGATATCGGCCTGGCCGGCGACCTCGGCATCCGGGGATCGTACACGCACCTGATCTCGGGCTACACGGTCCCGCTGCCGGGCGCCGATCGCGACGAATTCGCGGGCGAGATCGGCGCGTCGCGCGACCGCTTCACGATCAACGGGTCGTACGATCTGTCGGGCGTCGGGCTGACGATGACCGGCACCTGGCTGAGCAAGGCGAGCCTCGACGACCAGCTGACCGGCGCGGCGCCGGGAAGCAACCCGTTCTACGACGTCCGGGCGCAATTCTACCTCGATGCGCAGGTGCGCTTCCGGGTCGACGAGCGGTTCGAATTCTACGTCGGCGGGTATAACCTGCTCGACAACAAGCCGCCGTATCTGGCCGACATCGGCTCCGATGCGGGTCAGGACACGCTGACCAGCACCTACGATCCGCTGCTGCGGCGGTTCTACGCCGGCGTCCGCATCGGCTTCTGA
- a CDS encoding DUF5818 domain-containing protein: MTQVDETGLLVRDGAAFILQRDAGGTWVLELRRVPVDHVQKRVRVVGTLSDAGRVTVEGVSAA, encoded by the coding sequence ATGACACAGGTGGACGAGACGGGGCTGCTGGTGCGCGACGGCGCGGCGTTCATCCTGCAACGCGACGCGGGCGGGACATGGGTGCTGGAGCTGCGCCGCGTCCCCGTCGACCATGTGCAGAAGCGCGTGCGCGTGGTGGGAACACTGTCGGACGCCGGCCGGGTCACGGTCGAGGGCGTGTCGGCAGCGTGA
- a CDS encoding WalW protein has translation MSASAGGGDGVIAHRLRFATPADARVRWPAGFGRRFIVTVDVEEEFDWTRPFSGAARSVRAIEALPGWHRAMARHGIAPVYLVDHPVAVDAAAVAIIRPLLGDGSAVGAQLHPWVNPPHVEVPSDAASFAGNLPPALEAAKLDQLTAAIERAFGMRPTVYRAGRYGLGPQTLALLADRGFRVDASMRARFDYRADGGCDFTAVGADAFHLPGAMIELPLSTIYTGALQRSGAWWHAAAGRVRRGRGLLARSGLLSRVPLSPEGTDAATACSAVVAAARQGHDLLQLTFHSPSLVAGNTPYVRDARDLARFHDWWERVIPALRRAGYAPATLAEVIAAVGPAGLEPAT, from the coding sequence GTGAGCGCGTCGGCGGGGGGCGGCGACGGCGTGATCGCACACCGCCTGCGCTTCGCGACCCCGGCGGACGCCCGCGTGCGATGGCCCGCGGGGTTCGGGCGACGCTTCATCGTCACCGTCGATGTCGAGGAGGAGTTCGACTGGACGCGCCCGTTTTCCGGCGCGGCACGCAGCGTGCGCGCGATCGAGGCGTTGCCCGGGTGGCATCGGGCCATGGCGCGCCACGGCATCGCGCCGGTCTATCTGGTCGATCATCCGGTCGCGGTCGATGCCGCCGCCGTCGCGATCATCCGCCCGCTGCTGGGCGACGGCAGCGCGGTGGGGGCGCAGCTCCACCCCTGGGTCAACCCGCCGCATGTCGAGGTGCCGTCCGACGCCGCCTCCTTCGCCGGCAACCTGCCGCCCGCGCTGGAAGCGGCCAAGCTCGACCAGCTGACGGCCGCGATCGAACGCGCGTTCGGCATGCGGCCCACGGTCTACCGCGCGGGGCGCTATGGGCTTGGACCGCAGACGCTCGCGCTGCTCGCCGATCGCGGCTTTCGCGTGGATGCGTCGATGCGGGCGCGGTTCGACTATCGCGCGGACGGCGGGTGCGACTTCACCGCGGTCGGGGCGGATGCCTTCCACCTGCCGGGCGCGATGATCGAGCTGCCGCTGTCGACGATCTATACCGGGGCGCTCCAGCGGTCCGGCGCCTGGTGGCATGCGGCGGCGGGGCGGGTGCGGCGGGGCCGGGGGCTGCTGGCGCGCAGCGGGCTGCTGTCGCGCGTGCCGCTATCGCCCGAGGGGACCGATGCCGCGACCGCCTGTTCCGCGGTCGTCGCCGCCGCGCGGCAGGGGCATGACCTGCTGCAACTGACGTTCCACTCGCCGTCCCTGGTCGCCGGCAACACGCCCTATGTCCGCGACGCGCGCGATCTGGCGCGGTTCCACGATTGGTGGGAGCGGGTGATCCCCGCACTGCGCCGCGCAGGCTATGCGCCCGCCACGCTGGCGGAGGTGATCGCAGCGGTGGGCCCGGCAGGACTCGAACCCGCAACCTAG
- a CDS encoding sensor histidine kinase, translated as MSLPGDPVRPGERSRWKGDACVRFDDSLKTVLAADVSTSFGARAAFRQLVDLIGRRRAPADPELLDRVRTLAAAVPVSVRAACARGLALADPPTALIAIFAADEPQVASAVLRAARLDPEEWEALLPRLTPHGRSVLRDRRDLPPIVVRALESFGSTDFVLSHDAAGAVAPVTPAPPPAVAAALPPANDIAPPETQAPAAERFEIAELVHRIEAFQRERAAAAPQPVATPPAEVVAFRFETDVSGTIRWVDTGPRGAIVGLSLRHDHGTPSVDGVAAGAFRKRSGFADARLQIPGESALAGDWRISGVPVFDSATGSFLGFRGRARRPRVEEDAAAPLRAHGGPGAEGLRRLVHELRTPTNAIAGFSELIEQELLGPVAPPYRDRAATIRRHVAELIGAIEDLDLAARIEGDALDLRPGRVAVSTLLSRVAHDLAPLAGLRGGGLALPPAGEAAWSTDPHAAERLVSRLLATVLAAVAPGEMLAVRVEPAGDAVALSVDRPAALVGRDEATLLTLDDEDAGEDEGAPLLGAGFALRLARNLAGELGGRLVFGADRLTLTLPAALNGSMGQASTYAP; from the coding sequence GTGTCGCTGCCCGGCGACCCGGTGCGCCCCGGTGAGCGGTCGCGGTGGAAAGGTGATGCCTGCGTGCGGTTCGACGACAGCCTGAAGACCGTTCTCGCCGCCGACGTCTCGACGTCGTTCGGCGCACGCGCGGCCTTCCGCCAGCTGGTCGACCTGATCGGGCGGCGTCGCGCGCCCGCCGACCCCGAATTGCTCGACCGTGTGCGGACCCTCGCGGCGGCGGTGCCGGTGTCGGTGCGTGCCGCCTGCGCGCGCGGACTGGCGCTGGCCGATCCGCCGACCGCCTTGATCGCGATCTTCGCCGCGGACGAGCCGCAGGTCGCCTCCGCGGTCCTGCGCGCGGCGCGACTCGATCCGGAGGAATGGGAGGCGCTGTTGCCGCGGTTGACGCCGCACGGGCGCAGCGTGCTGCGCGACCGCCGCGACCTGCCGCCGATCGTCGTGCGCGCGCTGGAAAGCTTCGGCAGCACCGATTTCGTGCTGTCGCATGACGCGGCGGGGGCGGTCGCGCCCGTCACTCCGGCGCCGCCGCCCGCGGTCGCCGCGGCGCTGCCCCCGGCCAACGACATCGCGCCGCCGGAGACGCAGGCCCCCGCGGCCGAGCGGTTCGAGATCGCGGAACTGGTGCACCGGATCGAGGCATTCCAGCGCGAGCGTGCCGCCGCGGCGCCGCAACCCGTCGCAACGCCACCCGCGGAGGTGGTCGCCTTCCGCTTCGAAACGGACGTGTCGGGCACGATCCGCTGGGTCGATACGGGGCCGCGCGGCGCGATCGTCGGTCTGTCGCTGCGCCACGATCACGGGACGCCCAGCGTCGACGGCGTGGCGGCGGGCGCCTTTCGCAAGCGGTCCGGGTTCGCGGATGCGCGGTTGCAGATCCCCGGCGAATCGGCGCTGGCGGGCGACTGGCGCATCTCGGGCGTGCCGGTGTTCGATTCCGCCACGGGCAGCTTCCTGGGATTTCGCGGCCGCGCCCGGCGTCCGCGCGTGGAGGAGGATGCTGCCGCTCCCCTGCGCGCCCATGGCGGACCGGGGGCGGAGGGGCTGCGGCGGCTGGTGCATGAATTGCGCACGCCGACGAACGCGATCGCGGGCTTTTCGGAACTGATCGAGCAGGAATTGCTGGGGCCGGTGGCGCCGCCCTATCGCGATCGCGCGGCCACGATCCGGCGCCATGTCGCCGAGTTGATCGGCGCGATCGAGGATCTCGACCTCGCCGCGCGGATCGAGGGCGATGCGCTGGACCTGCGGCCCGGCCGGGTGGCGGTGTCGACCTTGCTGTCGCGCGTCGCGCACGATCTGGCCCCGCTCGCGGGGCTGCGCGGCGGCGGCCTGGCGCTGCCGCCCGCCGGCGAGGCGGCGTGGTCGACCGATCCGCATGCCGCCGAACGACTGGTGTCGCGGTTGCTGGCGACCGTGCTCGCCGCGGTCGCGCCGGGCGAGATGCTCGCGGTGCGGGTGGAGCCTGCGGGCGATGCCGTCGCGCTGTCGGTCGATCGCCCCGCCGCGCTGGTCGGGCGCGACGAGGCGACGCTGCTGACGCTCGACGACGAGGATGCGGGCGAGGACGAGGGGGCGCCGCTGCTGGGGGCGGGCTTCGCACTGCGGCTGGCGCGCAATCTCGCGGGCGAGCTCGGCGGGCGGCTGGTGTTCGGCGCGGACCGCTTGACACTGACGCTGCCGGCGGCGTTGAACGGGAGCATGGGGCAGGCATCGACATACGCGCCGTGA
- a CDS encoding Lrp/AsnC family transcriptional regulator translates to MALDRIDREILSLLQQDGRMTNVELAERVGLTAPPCLRRVRALEQAGIIRGYHAECDGTRLGFPITVFAMVSLRSQAEHDLAAFEGHVAGIAEVRECYMLNGEIDFILKIVAPDLESFQRILTTKLTPAPNVASVKSSLTIRSSKSLPGVPIE, encoded by the coding sequence ATGGCACTGGATCGGATCGATCGCGAAATTCTCTCTCTTCTTCAGCAGGATGGTCGCATGACCAATGTCGAGCTGGCAGAACGGGTCGGACTGACCGCGCCCCCCTGCCTGCGCCGCGTCCGTGCGCTGGAGCAGGCGGGAATCATCCGCGGCTATCATGCCGAATGCGACGGCACGCGGCTGGGCTTTCCGATCACCGTCTTCGCGATGGTCAGCCTGCGCAGCCAGGCGGAGCATGACCTGGCCGCGTTCGAGGGGCATGTCGCGGGCATCGCCGAGGTGCGCGAATGCTATATGCTGAACGGGGAGATCGACTTCATCCTGAAGATCGTCGCGCCGGACCTGGAGAGTTTCCAGCGCATCCTGACGACGAAGCTGACGCCGGCACCGAACGTGGCAAGCGTCAAATCCTCGCTGACGATCCGCTCGTCCAAGTCGCTGCCGGGGGTGCCGATCGAATGA